One window of Thermodesulfovibrio aggregans genomic DNA carries:
- the rpsM gene encoding 30S ribosomal protein S13, whose product MARIAGVDIPKNERVEIGLTRIFGIGRSLSNKILKDTGVDPNKRVKDLTDEEIVKIRSEIEKNYKVEGELRKEISMNIKRLIDIGCYRGLRHMANLPVRGQRTRTNARTRKGPRRKIMKKK is encoded by the coding sequence TATACCAAAGAATGAAAGAGTTGAAATAGGGCTTACAAGAATTTTTGGAATAGGTAGAAGTTTATCAAATAAAATACTGAAGGATACAGGAGTTGATCCTAACAAAAGGGTAAAGGACCTTACCGATGAGGAGATAGTAAAAATAAGATCTGAAATAGAGAAAAATTATAAAGTTGAAGGAGAACTTAGAAAAGAAATCTCCATGAATATAAAAAGATTGATTGATATAGGCTGTTATAGAGGACTGAGGCATATGGCTAATTTACCTGTAAGAGGGCAGAGAACACGCACAAATGCAAGAACCCGAAAAGGTCCAAGAAGAAAAATTATGAAGAAAAAATAA